In a genomic window of Streptomyces roseoviridis:
- a CDS encoding ABC transporter ATP-binding protein yields MSTRPLLEVRNLSVTYGSGAAAVPAVRGVDLTLPAGRKLGVAGESGCGKSTMALALLRLLPASARTTGEILLDGEDVLTMKWGRLRAVRWAGASIVFQGAMHSLNAVRRIGDQIAEPLLVHGRATPAAARSRAGELLEHVGLPAARAAAYPHELSGGQRQRVMIAMALACDPRLIVADEPTTALDVMIQAQILRLIERLVAEQDIGLLMISHDLAVLADTCDRLAVMYAGRVVEEGPAKAVYEAAAHPYGRALSAAFPRIGDPASRRAPRGLPGDPPDPAGLPGGCAFHPRCPVAVEGCAERDQELRDAGAGRRAACVHVGTQVGSTS; encoded by the coding sequence TTGAGCACGCGTCCGCTGTTGGAGGTACGGAACCTGAGCGTGACGTACGGGTCGGGGGCGGCCGCCGTCCCCGCCGTACGGGGCGTGGACCTCACCCTGCCGGCCGGGCGGAAGCTCGGGGTGGCGGGCGAGTCCGGGTGCGGGAAGTCGACGATGGCGCTCGCGCTGCTCCGGCTGCTCCCGGCGTCGGCCCGGACGACCGGGGAGATCCTGCTGGACGGCGAGGACGTCCTCACCATGAAGTGGGGGCGGCTGCGGGCCGTGCGCTGGGCGGGCGCGTCGATCGTCTTCCAAGGCGCGATGCACTCGCTGAACGCGGTACGGCGGATCGGCGACCAGATCGCCGAGCCGCTGCTCGTGCACGGCCGGGCCACCCCGGCGGCGGCGCGATCCCGGGCCGGTGAGCTGCTGGAGCACGTGGGCCTGCCGGCCGCGCGGGCGGCGGCGTATCCGCACGAGCTGTCCGGCGGGCAGCGGCAGCGCGTGATGATCGCGATGGCGCTGGCCTGCGATCCGCGGCTGATCGTGGCGGACGAGCCGACCACCGCGCTGGACGTGATGATCCAGGCGCAGATCCTGCGGCTGATCGAGCGGCTGGTCGCCGAGCAGGACATCGGTCTGCTGATGATCAGCCACGACCTGGCGGTGCTGGCCGACACCTGTGACCGGCTCGCCGTGATGTACGCGGGGCGGGTGGTCGAGGAAGGTCCGGCGAAGGCGGTGTACGAGGCCGCCGCGCACCCGTACGGGCGGGCGCTGTCCGCGGCGTTCCCCCGCATCGGTGATCCGGCCTCGCGGCGCGCCCCGCGCGGGCTGCCGGGCGACCCTCCGGACCCGGCCGGCCTGCCGGGCGGCTGCGCCTTCCATCCGCGCTGTCCGGTGGCGGTGGAGGGGTGCGCGGAGCGGGACCAGGAGCTGCGGGACGCGGGCGCGGGGCGCCGGGCGGCCTGCGTACACGTCGGAACCCAGGTGGGGAGCACGTCATGA
- a CDS encoding ABC transporter permease, producing MTSPTKSSPTTPTTPTTPATPTKTSLTWARRRRTVARFWKEYRRHRAGLYGLFGLALIGLLALAAPLVVGADVQSVTNAPGTALESPSAAFPLGTDQFGRSLLGLLIWGARISLLVGLTAAALSVAIGTLVGIVAGHYGGWFSTVVMRITDWFLVMPALVLAIVLATVMSRSMWTVILAIGVTSWPTTARLVRAQTIAVESRPYIERARALGGGHGHVMTRHVLPNVMPLVLAQTTLGISTAILTEATLAFLGLGDPTVVSWGGMLQDAREAGAVSSGHWWYLAPPGIAIALVALAFTLCGRAIESVLNPRLGVGR from the coding sequence ATGACCTCACCGACGAAGTCCTCCCCGACGACGCCGACGACACCGACGACACCGGCGACACCGACGAAGACCTCGCTGACCTGGGCACGCAGGCGCCGCACGGTCGCCCGCTTCTGGAAGGAGTACCGCCGCCACCGGGCGGGGCTCTACGGTCTGTTCGGGCTGGCCCTGATCGGGCTGCTCGCGCTCGCCGCGCCCCTGGTCGTGGGCGCCGACGTCCAGTCGGTGACGAACGCGCCCGGCACCGCGCTCGAATCGCCGAGCGCCGCGTTCCCGCTGGGCACCGACCAGTTCGGGCGTTCGCTGCTCGGCCTGCTGATCTGGGGTGCGCGGATCTCGCTCCTGGTCGGCCTCACGGCGGCGGCGCTGTCCGTGGCCATCGGCACCCTCGTGGGGATCGTCGCCGGGCACTACGGCGGCTGGTTCTCCACCGTCGTCATGCGGATCACCGACTGGTTCCTGGTGATGCCGGCCCTGGTCCTCGCGATCGTGCTCGCGACCGTGATGTCCCGGTCGATGTGGACGGTGATCCTGGCGATCGGGGTGACCAGCTGGCCGACGACCGCCCGGCTGGTCCGCGCGCAGACCATCGCGGTGGAGTCCCGCCCGTACATCGAGCGGGCGAGGGCGCTCGGCGGCGGCCACGGGCACGTCATGACCCGGCACGTGCTGCCGAACGTGATGCCGCTGGTGCTCGCCCAGACCACGCTGGGCATCTCCACGGCCATCCTCACCGAGGCGACGCTGGCCTTCCTCGGGCTCGGCGACCCCACGGTGGTCTCCTGGGGCGGGATGCTCCAGGACGCCCGTGAGGCGGGTGCCGTCTCGTCCGGGCACTGGTGGTACCTGGCGCCGCCGGGGATCGCCATCGCCCTGGTCGCGCTCGCGTTCACGCTGTGCGGTCGGGCCATCGAGTCCGTACTCAACCCGAGGCTGGGGGTGGGGCGTTGA
- a CDS encoding ABC transporter permease, which translates to MAQTGTGTGAGTVRATEGGARARTAAAYLRHAAGKAAGAAVSLLAVLVTSFFLFRIIPGDPVKTMTHGMPTTAEQLATLRRQFGLDLPLWQQFTDYCAKALTGDLGMSYQFRAPVGELIAQKLPATLLLTGTAVLLYSALGLWLGTRSAWRHGGLGDRLNTGVALTLWSVPSFWLGLLLIIVFSVGVGPVPGLFPTGGMESGTGETGFAHVLDVAHHMVLPVLTLVAVGYAQTLLVMRSSLLDEMGGDYLTTARAKGLRDDAVRRRHAVPNALLPTVTMVFINLGHVAAGSILVETVFSWPGLGGLFYQALSVPDLPLVQGLFVVFAGAMIVMNLIADLLYPLLDPRVGR; encoded by the coding sequence GTGGCGCAGACCGGCACCGGCACCGGTGCCGGCACGGTCCGCGCCACCGAGGGCGGCGCGCGGGCCCGTACCGCCGCCGCCTACCTCCGTCACGCGGCGGGGAAGGCGGCCGGTGCGGCCGTCTCGCTCCTCGCCGTCCTGGTCACCAGCTTCTTCCTGTTCCGGATCATCCCGGGCGACCCGGTGAAGACGATGACCCACGGCATGCCCACCACGGCCGAGCAACTGGCGACCCTGCGCCGGCAGTTCGGTCTCGATCTGCCGCTGTGGCAGCAGTTCACCGACTACTGCGCCAAGGCGCTGACCGGCGACCTCGGCATGTCGTACCAGTTCCGTGCCCCGGTCGGCGAGCTCATCGCGCAGAAGCTCCCGGCGACGCTGCTGCTCACCGGCACGGCCGTGCTGCTGTACTCGGCCCTCGGCCTGTGGCTCGGCACCCGCAGCGCGTGGCGGCACGGCGGCCTCGGTGACCGGCTGAACACCGGTGTGGCGCTGACCCTCTGGTCGGTGCCGTCGTTCTGGCTCGGCCTGCTGCTGATCATCGTGTTCTCGGTGGGCGTCGGGCCCGTGCCCGGGCTCTTCCCGACCGGCGGCATGGAGTCGGGCACGGGCGAGACGGGCTTCGCCCACGTGCTCGACGTCGCCCACCACATGGTGCTGCCGGTGCTGACCCTGGTCGCCGTGGGCTATGCGCAGACCCTGCTCGTGATGCGGTCCTCGCTGCTCGACGAGATGGGCGGCGACTATCTGACCACCGCCCGCGCGAAGGGGCTGCGCGACGACGCCGTACGGCGCCGGCACGCCGTACCGAACGCGCTGCTGCCGACCGTGACGATGGTCTTCATCAACCTCGGCCATGTGGCGGCCGGCTCCATCCTGGTGGAGACGGTGTTCTCCTGGCCGGGCCTCGGCGGCCTGTTCTACCAGGCGCTCAGCGTGCCCGACCTGCCGCTGGTGCAGGGCCTGTTCGTGGTGTTCGCCGGCGCGATGATCGTGATGAACCTGATCGCCGACCTGCTCTATCCGCTGCTCGACCCCCGGGTGGGCCGATGA
- a CDS encoding ABC transporter ATP-binding protein produces the protein MSSSGPVRPLLSAEGLRVVFPGRRGAPAARAVDGVDLEVGAGEIVALVGESGCGKTTLARSLLGLVRPSGGTVRFAGEPLAYTGKALRAYRKRAQLVLQDPSGSLNPRHTVYDAVAEGLRIHGYAGDERAAVAEALARAGLRPPERFFLRYPHELSGGQRQRVVIAGALVLEPELIVADEPVASLDASVRGEILALLLRLRDELGLSALVVTHDLGLAWNIADRVAVMYLGRIVETGPVESVLTSPRHPYTRALLSVLPESGGDPVVLTGEPPDPARIPSGCRFHVRCPVLASGEAAEVAERCRTQDLPVLAGGADRVEAACHWARAERV, from the coding sequence ATGAGTTCTTCCGGGCCGGTGCGGCCGCTGCTGTCGGCGGAGGGTCTGCGGGTGGTGTTCCCGGGGCGGCGGGGCGCGCCGGCCGCGCGGGCGGTGGACGGGGTGGACCTGGAGGTCGGCGCGGGCGAGATCGTGGCCCTGGTCGGCGAGTCGGGGTGCGGCAAGACGACGCTGGCCCGGTCGTTGCTGGGCCTGGTCCGGCCGAGCGGCGGCACGGTGCGGTTCGCGGGCGAGCCGCTGGCGTACACGGGGAAGGCGCTGAGGGCCTACCGGAAGCGGGCCCAGCTGGTCCTTCAGGATCCGAGCGGTTCGCTGAACCCGCGGCACACGGTGTACGACGCGGTGGCGGAGGGGCTGCGGATCCACGGGTACGCGGGGGACGAGCGGGCGGCGGTCGCGGAGGCCCTGGCACGGGCCGGGCTGCGGCCGCCGGAGCGGTTCTTCCTGCGCTATCCGCACGAGCTGTCCGGCGGGCAGCGCCAGCGGGTGGTCATCGCGGGCGCGCTCGTCCTGGAGCCCGAACTGATCGTCGCGGACGAGCCGGTCGCCTCGCTGGACGCGTCGGTCCGCGGCGAGATCCTGGCCCTGCTGCTGCGCCTGCGCGACGAACTCGGCCTGTCGGCCCTGGTGGTGACCCATGACCTGGGCCTGGCGTGGAACATCGCGGACCGGGTGGCGGTCATGTACCTGGGCCGGATCGTGGAGACGGGGCCCGTCGAATCGGTTCTGACGAGCCCCAGGCATCCCTATACGCGGGCGTTGCTGTCGGTGCTTCCGGAGTCCGGGGGCGATCCGGTGGTGCTCACCGGCGAACCCCCGGACCCGGCCCGCATCCCGTCCGGCTGCCGCTTCCACGTGCGCTGCCCCGTGCTGGCCTCGGGCGAGGCGGCCGAGGTGGCGGAGCGCTGCCGTACGCAGGACCTTCCGGTCCTCGCCGGGGGCGCGGACCGGGTGGAGGCGGCCTGTCACTGGGCGCGGGCCGAACGGGTCTGA